In Triticum aestivum cultivar Chinese Spring chromosome 5B, IWGSC CS RefSeq v2.1, whole genome shotgun sequence, the following proteins share a genomic window:
- the LOC123115632 gene encoding uncharacterized protein: protein MPPGTYTRHQGLRSNALMATTTTAYALGKLNPDTASPSSISSAVTTQGWQPRGQFPLPITTSPPFTRGRDNDADVRIKIYACDRVRHDPQCSPGTIQPVVARKKGQGAEHFFLYSLASSARNLCSLYGWSLGCWMMRRHR, encoded by the exons ATGCCACCTGGCACCTATACCCGCCACCAGGGGCTGCGCTCGAATGCCCTGATGGCGACCACGACGACGGCCTATGCCCTCGGCAAGCTCAACCCCGACACCGCGTCACCTTCGTCCATTTCCTCCGCCGTGACGACTCAGGGATGGCAACCCCGTGGCCAGTTCCCCTTGCCGATTACCACATCGCCCCCTTTCACCCGCGGCAGAGACAATGACGCCGATGTCAGGATCAAGATCTATGCTTGCGACCGCGTCCGTCATGACCCGCAGTGCTCACCTGGGACAATTCAGCCGGTGGTGGCAAGGAAAAAAG GACAAGGAGCAGAGCATTTTTTTCTTTACAGCCTGGCTTCTTCTGCGAGGAATTTGTGTTCACTTTATGGCTGGTCGTTGGGGTGCTGGATGATGCGCAGGCATAGGTGA